Genomic window (Trichlorobacter lovleyi):
AATGAGCCTGTCGTGGTACCCGGTTTGTACAACTGGGACAATATCGATGTTGAAAGTGTGCGACAACAAGGCCAACAGTGGAAATTCAAATCAAAGGAAGAAGCCAGTAAAATGGTTAAAAAGGCAGCCTGTTTCCTGGGAGCCGATCTGGTCGGCATCGCACCCTATGACGAGCGTTGGACCTATTCTACCTGGTGCAGGAAGATTCCAAAACCTTGTAAAATGCCCAACGGCAGAACCAAATTATGGCCATGGGATTTGCCAAAGGCGCTGTCAGGCGGGGGAGTAGAAGTTTTCGGACATGCAAAACTTGAACCTGATTGGGAGAAGTATGCAGGTTTCAAACCAAAAAGTGTGATTGTCTTCGTTCTTGAAGAGGATTACGAAGCTTTGCGCACCTCACCGTCAGTCATTGCCAATGCCGCGACGGGGAAAGTTTACTCCAGTCTGGGAGGAGTATCTTACAAAATCGCGGTTTTTCTGAGGAAGCTTGGCTATTATGCAGCGCCGTCAGGAAACGATACCGGATTGAATGTTCCTATGGCCGTTCAGGCCGGGCTTGGAGAAGCAGGCAGAAACGGACTTTTAATTACCCAGAAATTCGGTCCGAGAAATCGCATCGCCAAAGTCTACACCGACCTGGAACTTGCTCCGGACAAGCCGAGAAAATTCGGGGTACGCGAGTTCTGCCGCCTGTGCAAAAAATGTGCGGATGCCTGCCCCGCCCAGGCCATCTCCCATGAGACAGACCCTAAGGTTCTGCAGCCAGAGGATTGTGAGGAATCCGAAAATCCATATACTGAAAAATGGCATGTTGATTCCAAGCGTTGCGGCTCTTACTGGGCCTATAACGGTGGTCTCTGCGAAAATTGTGTAGCTGTATGTTCGTATAACAAAATCGAGAGCTGGAACCACGATGTGGCCAGAATAGCCACTCGAATACCATTGCTTCAGGATGCAGCCCGCAAGTTTGATGAATGGTTCGGCTATGGCGGGCCTGTAAACCCTGATGAAAGACTTGCATCGGGTTATGTTCAGAACATGGTCAAAGACTTCTGGAATAATCCTGAGTCTATAAAACAATAGTGATTTCAATGTCAAATATATTAATCATAAGGAGAAAATTATTATAAGGAGTGAAAGGTATTATGAATATATATGATGTGCTGATTTGGATGGCACTGGGTATGATTGCATTGCTTATCCAATACGGAATCTGGCGGTATCTGAAAGGGAAGGGCAAAGATACCATACCTCTTCAAATCTGCGGGTTCCTCGCCAACTTTTTCTTTATATTTGCTTTGGCCTGGGGATATTCCAGCTTTTCGGAGCGTGAATACCAAGCTATTGGCATGGGATTTATCTTCTTCGGAGGCACGGCACTTATTCCTGCGATTATTACTTACAGGCTGGCTAACCATCCGGCAAAAAAAATCAGAGAAAGTTCGGATTCTATTTCTGCTTAGCAATTAGAGTATCAAGCCATAGGGTTAATGAGGCCAGTAAGTGTCTCTTCAGATACTTACTGGCTCATCTCTATAATCTTCATAATTTTTTAAGAGGTTCATAAGCTGTGAAAACAAAGAAAAGAAAATTATTATAAGGAGTGAAAGGTATTATGAATATATATGATGTGCTGATTTGGATGGCACTGGGTATGATTGCATTGCTTATCCAATACGGAATCTGGCGGTATCTGAAAGGGAAGGGCAAAGATACCATACCTCTTCAAATCTGCGGGTTCCTCGCCAACTTTTTCTTTATATTTGCTTTGGCCTGGGGATATTCCAGCTTTTCGGAGCGTGAATACCAAGCTATTGGCATGGGATTTATCTTCTTCGGAGGCACGGCACTTATTCCTGCGATTATTACTTACAGGCTGGCTAACCATCCGGCAAAAAAAATCAGAGAAAGTTCGGATTCTATTTCTGCTTAGCAATTAGAGTATCAAGCCATAGGGTTAATGAGGCCAGTAAGTGTCTCTTCAGATACTTACTGGCTCATCTCTATAATCTTCATAATTTTTTAAGAGGTTCATAAGCTGTGAAAACAAAGAAAAATAAAGCAGTGTTGGAAAATAGAAGAGGATGGGAATACTATTATCAATTTTCTTTACTTCTCACTGCCATAATAGCTATTTTATATGGTGTGTTCTGGGCTCCTCAATCGGTTGATTACAAGGGAATCATCCAAAAAAATGTTCTCGGCGTTATATCCATAGAAAAAATGATGGGGAATCAGCATGCCTATAAAATCGATACGGCACAGGGACGTTTCTATGCAGTATGTGATTCGGCTATAGGATATCAATCCAAAGTTGAGGCTATGACTATCGTCAACGAAAAGGGCCTTATAGAGAAAGTTATTATTACGAAACAGGGAGAGACTCCGGTTTTTTTTGAAAGGCTCACAAACCAAAAGTATTTTGACGGCTTTCAAGGTCTTGCAATCAAGGAGCCTATTTATTTGGGAGGAGCATATGGATATTCGGGATATCTGGGTAGTATAAAAACAAATAATTATATTGACGCGGTAACAGGTTCAACAGTGTCGTCACATGCTGTGGCTGAGGCTGTGAACAAAGGGAATTCTTATTTATCAGGGCAATTTTTTAACACCCAATGGGCCAACCCTTACGATTTATTCCAGCTTAGCTGGAAGGATATGGCCATGATTGCGATGTTTTTAATTGCGTTTGCCTCAGCCTTTATCAAGAAGCTCGTAAAAATACGTCTGGCATTCCTGCTGGTTAGTGTCGTGGTGCTTGGTTTTCTCGTTAATCAGTTTGTGACAGGCAGCTTGCTTCTTTCAGCAATTACGTTGCAGATTCCCAGGATAACTAACCTGAAATGGTATGTGCTTATGGCCGGGTCTCTCGGATTTATTATCCTTTTGGGAAAAAATCTGTATTGCGCTTGGATTTGTCCTTTTGGAGCAGTACAAGAGATTCTTAACAAGGCTGCAGGGTTCAAATCTCTGAATATTTCCCAGAAGACTATTAAAATACTCAGGCTGGTGGCTCCGACCATTTTATGGGTTGCACTTCTGCTGGGCACATTACTGGGTGACTATGGGACATTGGATTACCAGCCTTTTGGCGCGCTTTTCCTGTTCAAATCGGTATGGTTAATGTGGTTGATGTTACCAATCTTCTTGTTTATGAGCTTATTTATTAGCCGTTTTTATTGTAAATTCTTCTGTCCGGTAGGATTTATTTACAATTTGCTTAACCGTTGGCGAAATAAGGAGGTAAGAATATGAAAACAGAGATTAGATCGATTGAAGCGCAAAAAAAAGGAAAAACAAGAGACCTTGTCTTCACACTCCTGATCCTTATTTTCGCAATCGCTCATTTTTTTGTAATGCTTCAGTCAGTGGGAATCCTCAGGGCTGACCGTTGAAATTTTCCTGAGAAAGTAGCGTATCAAGTAGACATAATGAGGGAGGAATCGTGATAATGAAGCAGTTCGAACTTGGACAATATAAGGGTCTAAATGTGAAGCGTTTTGATACAACAGTCCAAGAAGAGGAGATTCAGCAAGCCTTAGATTATATCATAGGCTCTTTTGATGAAATTGAAGAAGAAAAAAGAAATGAGCCTATTAAAACAAACGATTATGTAATCGTGGATATTGACGGTTATGAAAAGGATGCAACAGTACCGGTTATAAGAAACATCGATACAAAATTAATAGTCGGCAGTGAAGGTGTATTTCGAGAAGTTAGTGCAAATCTCCTAGGGAAGAAAATGGGCGACACAGTGACCTTTGAGACTGTTATTCAGCCCGATGCCTTAGAATTTCAGCGTTGGTGGGGAAGCGAGTTTACATTTACCGTTAAGATTAAGAGCGTTTTTGTGGTGAAGAAACCAGAATTGACTGAAGAATTAATTAGGAAAGTTGAACCTGATCTAAAAAACCTGGAAGACTTAAAAAATATGCTTGCCCTAAAAATCACTCACGAAAAAGAGGGGAAGGAACGGGAGGCAAATATTCTCTTGATTTTTCAAGCTTTAGTTAAACAATGTAAGTATGAATTTGATGAAGAAGAATTGGATTCAGCTGCTGAAGATTTATATAAGAAATTTACTGAAGAACTCAAAATAGTTGATGATATGGAACTTATGGAATATTTGATCCATAGAAAAATAACCGCAGACCAATTGCTGGCCGAATGTAAGGAAGAGGCATCCAGAAGGATTCTCTGGGAACTTATGATAAATTCTGTTATTGAGAAAGAAGAGATAAATCTTACTCCGGATGAAATCAAATATCTTGAAAAGCGAATTAACGAAAGCCGACAAAACGGTCAACTCCCCGAAGAGTTTATGGACATCAATTTTTTACTGGCATCGTATTTACGAAAAAAAACAATAGACTATTTGCTAAAAATCAATTTGGCAAGTTAATCTATCCTATCTTTTAAGATTATTACCACCACCGAGGAATAGGAATTTGCTTTTTCGATGCAGACTGTATACCACTGGAAATGGGATTACGTCAATGGATTATCGGGACTTTTGGGGGGAAATCGGGAACTATCCGGGGAGATTCTGGCCTGATGACGGTTCAATCTGCATCATTGTTTGCAATTGCCGCCGCCTGACCAGCAAAAAACCACATTTTCGCCATTTTCAACACACACCATTCCTGCTGCAACGCCCCGTATTATCCGGCTTCACAGGTATTCCGGGATGAAGTACGCCTCTTCATACTCAATAATCTGGCTGTCGGCGTACACCAGCGCTGGTTCAGCTTCCACTATTACCGGCGGCCCCCTGCCACATTGCGGTTGCCGCTTCGGGACATCCCACAACCCCAGATGATCCAGAATCCTGCGGATCACCGGCTCTTCTTCGATAAACGCCAGTATCCGCATGACACCTTTGCAGTTCGGGCAGGTCAACGGATCGGTCTCGTAGACCTTCTGGATCAGCCTGGCCCAGTTGGCACGGCACTTTTTGCGATATGGTGTGTCGGCCTCTTGTTCGACAATCTGCGGTGTGTCGTTGTCGTCCATCCCTAGCTTCCTGCGCTTGCCTCTGGCGGCGTTGCTGTAGTAGCCGTAGTAGCGCACCATCTGCTCGCCATGCCGCGGAATGTGGCTGATGATCATAGCCAGCCAGTCAAGGGCGCTGAAGCTTTTGGTCGTGTGGCCGTCTTTTGAGCGGTAGATGACCGTGCCGCTCTGTTCAATGTAGGTCATCCGCTCCTGCGAGAACTGGCAGCGGATGATGTAATGGGCCAGCTTCTCCAAGGCGTCGCGGTCATCAGCCGCTATCGGCTCGCAGATATGTACGTTGAAGCCGCTGTGATGCCAGGACATGAGCAGATCAATGTGCCACTGGGTGATGGCACCCTTATCCAGCAGCATCTTCAAGACCTTGTGCCGGAAGAGCTGTTCCAGTGCGTGGAAATCGTAATACGGAGTGATGTGGAAGATGCCATGCTCGTCAAAGGTGCCATCGGATATTATGATGTGGCAGTGAGGGTTGAAACCGAGGAAGTCGCCGAAGGTCTGGATGGAGCAGGCGCAGCCGGGCATGGAGTTGTCTGTGCCTGTCATGTACTCTCTCAGCGTCTCCCAGGCGGTGCGGCTTAGATCGGCAAGAAGTGTGCGATCAAACAGGAAACAGCGGCGGATCAGCTTGGGGATGGAGAAGACAATGTGACGATGTGGTACGGTGACGGCAAGATCATCGAGAAACCATTCGCCGAACTCCACCACCCGTTTCTGATGGCATGACGGGCAGAAGTGACGGCGCTTGCAGGAAAAAGCGACCAGATATTCGTGACCGCAGTCATCGCACTTCACACGGGCGAAACCATTGTGCAGACAGCCGCAGTCTAGGTAACGAAAGATCGTTAACCTGATTTCAGGTCTCAGATACCCGAAACGGGACTGATACCGCTCCTCGTGTACCCGCTCCAGCTCCTCGAAATAATCCTCAACACAGCGGTAATAGTCGGATAACCGGGGATTGCGCGGGCTGTATGGCGCAACGGAGTTTTGCATGACACACCTGCCAGAGATGTGTTATGCGTAAGGTGTGCCATGGAGAAAGAGTGAGTTCCAACCATCGGCAACACCGGTCAAGCCGGTGGTGCCTCAGCCCCGTTATGCATAAGGAGATCAAAGCTTGCGAATCAAATATGTTGAGCATTCAAAACTAACGGAAATGAAAAACGATAACAAATGCTGGGAAGAATGGTTTGGCTGTGAGATTTTCAAACGACATTGGTGTAAAGACGAAATATGTCAAAATCAATTAATTACTCAAGATGCGGCTATATTCTATAATTCATACGAGAAAACTGACCCAACTTGGGGATATTTTCACATTTGGCTGGCTGATGAACAAGAAGTTTATGATGGCGAAGCTGAAGACATAGGAGAAGTCATGTCCTTGCATTCTTATGGAATAAATTATTGCCCATTGTGTGGGGAAAGGCTCAATGAATCTAGTGCATAACCAGCGGCGAACCAGCTGTGTGCAGATACGGTACAGAGCATCAGGAACATCATGAAAACCTTCATGCGATTAGATAAATATTTGTTGCTGGCAGTTCTGTCAGCCCTGTTTCTGACGGCGTGTTCCACTACAATCGTGCGCTCGGAACTGCAGCAAAAACTTCTGGAGAGTCCTGCACCGCTGGTTGTCGATGTCCGTACCGAAGGCGAGTACAACGCCGGTCATATCCCCCGCGCGATTCATATACCTTTCTACGCCATTGCTTCAGGCCTGGAACAGCGTGCCTTTCCGAAAGAAAAACCGGTCGTGATCTACTGTGAACATGGCCCGAGAGCCGGGCTTGCCGGGATCAGTCTCTATTTTCAGGATTTCAAGCAGGTATACTCCCTTGAGGGGCACATGCAAGGGTGGCGGAAAAGTGGGCTACCGGTTGAAGTCGGACCGAGGTAACGTTGAAGGGTTTTCGTAGATTAATTTGAACGTGGCGGTGTGGCTCAAACAGGACAGGTTAGTTCGTCCATCAATGTAAGGAGTTGACTATTTTGAAGAATTTGATCCTGGTCATGCTGGTGCTGCTTTCCACCGTGTCAGGTGTACAGGCAGAGGCACCGCCGTGGAAAGAGATCGCAGCTGATTCAATGAAAGAGCTGGCAAGTGAGACTATCACGCAGGAAACCTATACCAGGCTGGTCACAGGCGCAGTTGTCGTACAAAAACGGCCCACGCCTGCTCACCTGACAGGGGTTCATGTGGCGGGGTTTGGTATCGTTCATGCCACTACCGATAAAACCTGGAAGGGCATAACGGAATGTGCCAATCTACCGAAATTCATGCCGAGCATGGTGGATTGCCATGAAATAAAGGCCACCAGACCTCTCTCGTCTAACGAAAAATGGACCTACAATGAATTGAAGTTCAGCTTTGGACCGATTTCAAAAACCATCAAGATAATTGAGGATGTAAAGTGGTATCCTCAAAAGAAAAACAGTTGGGAGCGGGTCAGTGGCGATACAAAGGTAAATGTCGGATCATGGAGGATCATCAAGCTGAACGATGCGTACCAGCTTCTGGTCTATGATACCGTCACCGACGTAGAAGGTGTTCCCGATTGGGTTTCAAGGGCACTGACCGGCAGCAACCTTCCGGCAACGGTTACGGCAATGCGAAACTGGATAGAAGGGGTGCAGGTAAGATGATGTATAAAGCCCACCGAGAGGCCCATAAGACAGAGAGTGTCGGTTGGCTTCGGGCAGCCGTGCTTGGGGCAAATGACGGAATAATTTCAGTTGCGAGTCTTGTCGTCGGTGTTGCCGCCTCGGGGGCTTCCCAAAAGAATATTCTGCTTGCCGGCGTGGCTGGCCTTGTGGCCGGGGCGATGTCAATGGCGGCTGGCGAGTATGTCTCGGTTCAATCACAGGCAGATACGGAATCTGCCGATATTGAAAGGGAACGGCGTGAGCTGCGGGAGCAGCCGGAAAACGAACTTGCGGAACTGACGGCAATTTATGTAGGGCGTGGACTTGATCAGTCGTTAGCGCAGCAGGTTGCAGAACAGCTTATGTCCGGTGATGCGCTCCTGGCCCACGCCCGTGACGAGCTCGGTATCACTGAGACATTGCGGGCACGACCGGTCCAGGCTGCTTTTGCCTCCGCAATTTCATTCACTGTCGGCGCCGTTGTCCCCATCGTCGTCGTGGTGCTTGCTCCTGCAGGCCGGGTCATTGCGATCTCGTCCGTAACCGCGCTGTTCACGCTGGCCGGCCTGGGGGCAACGGCTGCATACGTCGGTGGTGCACCTGCCGGCAAGGGAGCAATCCGTGTTGCTTTCTGGGGAGCCCTTGCAATGGGACTGACCGCTGGAATAGGCAAACTTTTCGGCACGGTTGTATAGATGCGGTTTGAAAGCCGCCAGCCGATTTCCCGACCGTTGTCCTTGATGAGGTAGAGCATGCTCCCGGATATGAAACCATCACTGAAATACTGGATCTTCATTCTCGGCATGGCCTGCGCCATCTTTGGCGACATTCTCGCCAGTGTGCTCGGCTCCTGGCTGAATCTTGCGCCCCAGGAACAGGTTTTTCTGCTGGGGTTGCGGGACAGGATCATCCCGTTTCCGATCATGGGGGCTTTTCTGCTTTTTCTGGTGATCGGCGGCATGGTCAGCCTGTTGTTCCGCTACTACATCATCCCGATCATGAGGGTCGCAGAATCAACCCAGCTGATCGCCCTTGCCAACCCCAACCACCGGGTGCCCGAGATCGGCGCCCGTGAGGTGGCGCACCTTGCCCGGATAATCAACGCCTCGGCAGATGCCTATCAAAAACTGCAGCAGGAGGTCGAGGCCACCATCCATGATGCCAGGGCGGACCTGCTTGAAGAGCGCAACCGCCTTGCGGTACTGATGTCGGAACTGCCGGTGGGGGTGCTGGTCTGCAATATCCACGAAAATGCCGCAGGCGCGAGCGCGCTGCGGCGTGTTGACAATGAATCCGGATATCTGTATATGGAATATGCGACCGATTTGCTGCAGGAATTTGCTTCAATCAACGACGACACTCTTTCAAACGCATTGCAGTATCTTCAAAAGGAAGCTAAAGAGATCATGTAGACTACTCAAAAATGCTTTCATCCCTGATGATCATCAAAATGGATGAATGAGGGAGGATGATATACTTTTCGCTGTTGAATTCTATTTCATAACCGCTTTTTTGGAGATATACGGCGAGATCTCCGGGCTGTGCCTGTAAGGGTATGTATTTCACTTCGTCTTTGGATGCCTTCCAGAAGTCTTCCTGATCGCTTAAAACCGGAAGCGGATAACCCGGACCAACTTTCACGATGTAACCGCTTTGGATGTTCTCGTTCTCCTGAATGGTTGGTGGCAGATAAAGCCCACTTTTGGTTTTTGTATCCGGATTTTTGGGTTTTACCAATACCCGGTCCCCTATCAGGATGAATTTATTCAGATCTTTTTCGTCGATATTGATAGACATATCTTTTTTCTGCAAAAATAGAAAAGGATTCAGATTGGGAAAAGCAGTCCGGAACAGAAAATGAGAATCGGGAGCGCTGAAAAATTTGGTGAAAGAATGTTTTTTCAATCGGGGTTGATTTTTGAGGAAAACTTTTATATTTGCAGCCGAATTGGAGAGCTGCCGGAGTGGTCGAACGGGGCAGACTCGAAATCTGTTGAACTGCATCTGTGGTTCCGGGGGTTCGAATCCCTCGCTCTCCGCTTCAGCCCGCCATCG
Coding sequences:
- a CDS encoding co-chaperone GroES produces the protein MSINIDEKDLNKFILIGDRVLVKPKNPDTKTKSGLYLPPTIQENENIQSGYIVKVGPGYPLPVLSDQEDFWKASKDEVKYIPLQAQPGDLAVYLQKSGYEIEFNSEKYIILPHSSILMIIRDESIFE
- a CDS encoding 4Fe-4S binding protein, which encodes MKTKKNKAVLENRRGWEYYYQFSLLLTAIIAILYGVFWAPQSVDYKGIIQKNVLGVISIEKMMGNQHAYKIDTAQGRFYAVCDSAIGYQSKVEAMTIVNEKGLIEKVIITKQGETPVFFERLTNQKYFDGFQGLAIKEPIYLGGAYGYSGYLGSIKTNNYIDAVTGSTVSSHAVAEAVNKGNSYLSGQFFNTQWANPYDLFQLSWKDMAMIAMFLIAFASAFIKKLVKIRLAFLLVSVVVLGFLVNQFVTGSLLLSAITLQIPRITNLKWYVLMAGSLGFIILLGKNLYCAWICPFGAVQEILNKAAGFKSLNISQKTIKILRLVAPTILWVALLLGTLLGDYGTLDYQPFGALFLFKSVWLMWLMLPIFLFMSLFISRFYCKFFCPVGFIYNLLNRWRNKEVRI
- a CDS encoding reductive dehalogenase produces the protein MGEINRRNFLKASMLGAAAAAVASASVVKGVVSPLVADAADIVAPITETSEFPYKVDAKYQRYNCMKNFFEKIFDPEENKTPIKFHNDDVSKITGKKDTGKDLPTLNAERLGIKGRPATHTETGVLWLGAHTGVMPHLRNLRSKETGNTLLDYALQAGVWAVEFDFHGFNATDGGPGTVITRYPINPMTNEIANEPVVVPGLYNWDNIDVESVRQQGQQWKFKSKEEASKMVKKAACFLGADLVGIAPYDERWTYSTWCRKIPKPCKMPNGRTKLWPWDLPKALSGGGVEVFGHAKLEPDWEKYAGFKPKSVIVFVLEEDYEALRTSPSVIANAATGKVYSSLGGVSYKIAVFLRKLGYYAAPSGNDTGLNVPMAVQAGLGEAGRNGLLITQKFGPRNRIAKVYTDLELAPDKPRKFGVREFCRLCKKCADACPAQAISHETDPKVLQPEDCEESENPYTEKWHVDSKRCGSYWAYNGGLCENCVAVCSYNKIESWNHDVARIATRIPLLQDAARKFDEWFGYGGPVNPDERLASGYVQNMVKDFWNNPESIKQ
- a CDS encoding trigger factor, whose protein sequence is MKQFELGQYKGLNVKRFDTTVQEEEIQQALDYIIGSFDEIEEEKRNEPIKTNDYVIVDIDGYEKDATVPVIRNIDTKLIVGSEGVFREVSANLLGKKMGDTVTFETVIQPDALEFQRWWGSEFTFTVKIKSVFVVKKPELTEELIRKVEPDLKNLEDLKNMLALKITHEKEGKEREANILLIFQALVKQCKYEFDEEELDSAAEDLYKKFTEELKIVDDMELMEYLIHRKITADQLLAECKEEASRRILWELMINSVIEKEEINLTPDEIKYLEKRINESRQNGQLPEEFMDINFLLASYLRKKTIDYLLKINLAS
- a CDS encoding VIT1/CCC1 transporter family protein, yielding MYKAHREAHKTESVGWLRAAVLGANDGIISVASLVVGVAASGASQKNILLAGVAGLVAGAMSMAAGEYVSVQSQADTESADIERERRELREQPENELAELTAIYVGRGLDQSLAQQVAEQLMSGDALLAHARDELGITETLRARPVQAAFASAISFTVGAVVPIVVVVLAPAGRVIAISSVTALFTLAGLGATAAYVGGAPAGKGAIRVAFWGALAMGLTAGIGKLFGTVV
- a CDS encoding transposase, coding for MQNSVAPYSPRNPRLSDYYRCVEDYFEELERVHEERYQSRFGYLRPEIRLTIFRYLDCGCLHNGFARVKCDDCGHEYLVAFSCKRRHFCPSCHQKRVVEFGEWFLDDLAVTVPHRHIVFSIPKLIRRCFLFDRTLLADLSRTAWETLREYMTGTDNSMPGCACSIQTFGDFLGFNPHCHIIISDGTFDEHGIFHITPYYDFHALEQLFRHKVLKMLLDKGAITQWHIDLLMSWHHSGFNVHICEPIAADDRDALEKLAHYIIRCQFSQERMTYIEQSGTVIYRSKDGHTTKSFSALDWLAMIISHIPRHGEQMVRYYGYYSNAARGKRRKLGMDDNDTPQIVEQEADTPYRKKCRANWARLIQKVYETDPLTCPNCKGVMRILAFIEEEPVIRRILDHLGLWDVPKRQPQCGRGPPVIVEAEPALVYADSQIIEYEEAYFIPEYL
- a CDS encoding rhodanese-like domain-containing protein is translated as MKTFMRLDKYLLLAVLSALFLTACSTTIVRSELQQKLLESPAPLVVDVRTEGEYNAGHIPRAIHIPFYAIASGLEQRAFPKEKPVVIYCEHGPRAGLAGISLYFQDFKQVYSLEGHMQGWRKSGLPVEVGPR